The genomic window GCTGGCCGGGCTCGGACTGCTGATCGTGGTGACCATCGCGGTCGCGCTGGGGCGGCTGCTGGTGGGCGGCCCGCCGACCGTCGCCGAACTGCGGGCGCAAGCCGGTGTGGACACCTGGACCGAGCTGCGGATCGGCGTCAAGGACGACCAGTTCGGTACGGCCTACCTCGACCCGGTCACCGGGATCTGGTCCGGATTCGACATCGACATCGCCTACATGGTCGCCGAGGACCTCGGATTCCGCCGGGAGGACGTGCTCTTCTACGGCCTGGAGAGCGAGGACCGGGCCCGGATGCAGGCCACCGACGCCAAGGGCAAACGGGTCCCGGTCCAGCTGGTGATCGCCAGCTACAGCATCACCAAGGAGCGGATCGAGGCGGGGGTGCACTTCTCGCAGCCGTACCTCTACACCGAGCAGTCGGTGATAACGCTCAAGGGCCACCGCCCGGTCGTCGCTCTCAAGGACCTCGACGGCCAGCAGGTCTGCACACTCTCCACCTCGACCAGTTCGACCGCGCTGAGCGAGGCCGGGGCGATCGTCACCCAGAAGAACCGGGTGCGGGAGTGCTTCGCCGCGCTCGACACGGGTGACGTCGAGGCGATCAGCACCGACGCCGCGATCCTGGCCGGCTGGAAACACCGCTTCCCGGCCAAGTTCGAACACTGGGACCTCGGCTTGGAGAAGATCGAGCGCTGGGGCATCAACGTGGGCGAGAACCCTGCCCTGGGGACGCTGGTCGACCTCACCCTCTACCGATCCTGGGCCGACCCCGACGACGACCGGTGGGAGAAGGCGTTCGAGGCCAATCTCCAGTCCGAGACCGACCCGGAGAAGAAGACCCCGATCGCCGTCGGTGAGCAGCCCCCACCGCCCCGCCCGGACGTGCGGTGGATGCCGTGGGAGGACCCGCTCGGATGAACGACTTCGAGATCCACACCGGGATGGTGGCCAAGGAACGGGTGTTGCCCCGGACCAGCTACCGCGCCGAACTGAACTGGCTGCTCGCCGTCCTGCCCGGTTTTCCACTGCTGCTGCTCGTGCTCCGGCTCTGGTACCTGTCCCGGCAGGACCTGCCGACCATGCTGCTGCTGGTGCAGTACATCAACCCGCTCGGCATGGTCGGGGCGCTCTTCATCACACTCAGCTGGACGGTTCCGGCGGCCATCCTGCTGGTCCGGGTGCTCGGCGGCATCCTGCTGGTGAGCGTGCCCGGACGGACGGCCACCTCGTTCCTCGCCGTCGCGGCACTGCGGATGCCCGGCTGGGTGGTGGTGATCGCCGCCGGGATAGCCGCCTTCACCTGGCAACTACGGATGTTGCCGCTGCTCATGCTGCTGATCGTCGCCATTCTCGGGCTGACCGCCGTGCAGGGTGAGCCGGGGGACAAATGGGTGATGTGGTGGCTCACCCTGGGCGTACCGATCCTGGTCGGTGTCCTGGTCTGGATCTTCGTTTGGCCGGGAGTGGTCGCCGCGGTGCGCGCCGGGGACTACGGGATGGCCGTACTCCTCGCGGCTCCTCCGCTCTTCGGCCCGATCCTCACCGGACCCGTCCCGCAGCGCTGGGCCCGCGTCGCCACCCACTGGCCGGCCGTCGTCGCCGCCTTCGCGATGCCGTTCATGGTCGGCGTCGCCTTCCTTCGCGCACCCGTCCTGCCGGACACCGCCGTCGAGGTCGCCACCGAGGGTGAGCCGGTCCGGGTGGTCCGCGGGCAGCTCATCGCCGTCGACGACACCTCCACCACGATGCTCGAACCCACCGGTCAGGTCACCTTCATCCGCAACGGCGAGGTCGAGTCGAAAACCCTCTGCCCCCAAGCGGTCGACACCCCGGACAGTGGTCTCACCGTCCGGGGCTGGCCGGTCGAGGCCCCGGCACTGGAATGGATCGCACCGACACGGCCGGTGACTGAAATCGATCCCCGATGCCTCGGGCGACCCCTGGAACGGGGCACAGCCGGTGGATAAGTGTATTTTCACCAACGACATGTGCGACATGCCGCCCACCACGTGCAGACAGGCTGGCGCCGACCTGGCAGGCTGCACGCCATGACCTTGCACCTCCGGTGGGCGGCTGTCACCGATCAGGGACACGTCCGCAGCAACAATGAGGACTGTCACTACGCCGGTGACCAGCTCCTCGTCGTCGCGGACGGTATGGGCGGCATGGCCGCCGGTGATCTGGCAAGCCGGATCACCATCGAAGCCATGGTTTCGCTCGACACGCCGATCGACACCGAGAACCAGATGGACGCCCTGCACCGGGCTCTCGAGAACGCCAACGGCCGGATCGCCGAACAGGTGGCCGCCGACCCCTCCCTCCAGGGCATGGGCACCACGCTGACGGCGGTGATCTTCAACGGGGAACGCGCGGCGATGGCGCACGTCGGTGACTCCCGCGCGTACCTGCTGCGCGACGGCCGGCTCAACCAGCTCACCAAGGACGACACCTACGTCCAGATGCTGGTCGACCAGGGCCTGATCAAGCCGGACGAGGCGGCCGTGCACCCACGGCGGGCCGTCGTCACCCGTGTCCTGCAGGGCGAACCGGTCACCCCGGCCTACGTGATCGTCGAACCCCAGCGTGGCGACCGCTGGCTGCTCTGCAGCGACGGGCTCACCGGCGTGGTGACCGACCCGGTCCTCGAAGAGGAGCTGCGCACCATCGCCGACCCCAAGTCGTGCGCGGAGCGCCTCATCGACCTCGCGCTGCGCGGCGGTGGACCCGACAACATCACGGTGATCGTTGCCGATGTAGACGCGATGCCGACGTGACCTCCGCGGACTGAGCAGGTATTTTACTCCGGCCGCGCTCCTGCGGCCCGGACTCAGGTGGTGATCACCACGGCGCGACTGATCGGCACGCTGGCGTTGACTCTGGGTGTGGTCGCCTTCGGCGAACTCGCCCTCGGCACGCCACGCCTCTACACCGACACGGCGCAGTTCATCGCCGGGCTCCTCGCGGCGGTCGTCTGCCTCCGCGCGGGCCACAGCCGCACGGGCATCCCGCGCAGCTGGCGGCGGCTCGCCGCCACCGGACTGTTCGTCTGGTCGCTCAACCGGCTCTGGTGGATCGCCCAGGACCTGATCGGCGTCGACCGGGACCCGCCACAGCGGCTCACCGACGTCGGTCTCTTCGTGCTGCCCGTCTGCATGCTGCTCGGACTGCTCGGCGCCGTGCACACCCGGCCCCGGCCCGCGCCCACCTCACCGGTCCGCGACCAGATCGCCCTGCTCCTGGACAGTGTCCTGATCACCGGGTCGGTGCTCGCCCTGGCCTGGTCGGTCCTGCCCGGCGTGCCCGCTCCGAACGGTCTCGCCGCCGGTTACCTGATCACCGACCTGATCCTGTTCACCATGGTGGTGCTGCTGCTCACCACCCGGCCCGACTCCCCGGCCGGGCGGCGCCCGCTCCGGCTCGTCGGATCGGCCCTGCTCGCCTTCGGCGTGGCCGACACCGTCCGTCTCCTCGGCGACGGGCCCGGCTGGCTCGAAGGGCTCGGCCACCTGCTCGGGC from Actinoplanes derwentensis includes these protein-coding regions:
- a CDS encoding transporter substrate-binding domain-containing protein gives rise to the protein MGDTDNGEPAARPASPAPWRLPRQLAPELIRLLLRTPEPPAPGEPEPTAEEIASQNIAQQEVIQEVISEVEREMVVDREYRFKVWRLAGLGLLIVVTIAVALGRLLVGGPPTVAELRAQAGVDTWTELRIGVKDDQFGTAYLDPVTGIWSGFDIDIAYMVAEDLGFRREDVLFYGLESEDRARMQATDAKGKRVPVQLVIASYSITKERIEAGVHFSQPYLYTEQSVITLKGHRPVVALKDLDGQQVCTLSTSTSSTALSEAGAIVTQKNRVRECFAALDTGDVEAISTDAAILAGWKHRFPAKFEHWDLGLEKIERWGINVGENPALGTLVDLTLYRSWADPDDDRWEKAFEANLQSETDPEKKTPIAVGEQPPPPRPDVRWMPWEDPLG
- a CDS encoding PP2C family protein-serine/threonine phosphatase, whose amino-acid sequence is MTLHLRWAAVTDQGHVRSNNEDCHYAGDQLLVVADGMGGMAAGDLASRITIEAMVSLDTPIDTENQMDALHRALENANGRIAEQVAADPSLQGMGTTLTAVIFNGERAAMAHVGDSRAYLLRDGRLNQLTKDDTYVQMLVDQGLIKPDEAAVHPRRAVVTRVLQGEPVTPAYVIVEPQRGDRWLLCSDGLTGVVTDPVLEEELRTIADPKSCAERLIDLALRGGGPDNITVIVADVDAMPT